A genomic window from Aricia agestis chromosome 8, ilAriAges1.1, whole genome shotgun sequence includes:
- the LOC121729673 gene encoding 40S ribosomal protein S8 produces the protein MGISRDHWHKRRATGGKRAPIRKKRKYELGRPAANTKLGPQRIHNVRSRGGNVKYRALRLDAGNFSWGSECSTRKTRIIDVVYNASNNELVRTKTLVKNAIVVVDATPFRQWYESHYLLPLGRKKGAKLTEAEEAIINKKRSKKTAKKYVARQRLSKVEAALEEQFHTGRLLACVSSRPGQCGRADGYVLEGKELEFYLRKIKSKRAK, from the exons ATGG GTATCAGCCGCGATCACTGGCATAAGCGAAGGGCCACCGGTGGAAAGCGTGCGCCAATCCGTAAGAAGAGGAAGTATGAGTTAGGTCGCCCGGCAGCCAACACTAAG CTTGGACCACAACGTATCCACAATGTCCGCTCTCGTGGTGGAAACGTCAAGTACCGCGCTCTCCGTCTTGACGCTGGCAATTTCTCCTGGGGCTCTGAAT GCTCCACCCGTAAGACCCGTATCATTGATGTAGTATACAATGCATCTAACAACGAGTTGGTCCGTACCAAGACTCTGGTGAAGAATGCTATTGTGGTGGTTGACGCTACCCCCTTCAGACAATGGTACGAGTCTCACTACCTCCTACCTCTGGGTAGGAAGAAGGGCGCCAAATTG ACTGAAGCTGAGGAAGCCATTATTAATAAGAAACGCAGCAAGAAGACAGCCAAGAAATATGTGGCCAGACAACGCCTATCTAAAGTAGAAGCCGCCTTGGAGGAGCAATTCCATACTGGTCGTTTATTGG CGTGCGTATCCAGCCGGCCCGGACAGTGCGGTCGTGCCGACGGCTACGTACTGGAGGGCAAGGAGCTAGAGTTCTATCTAAGAAAGATCAAATCCAAGAGGGCTAAGTGA